One Haliaeetus albicilla chromosome 11, bHalAlb1.1, whole genome shotgun sequence genomic window carries:
- the PAOX gene encoding peroxisomal N(1)-acetyl-spermine/spermidine oxidase isoform X1 produces MEGGGGGSGRRVAVVGAGLAGLGAAQRLRGHGSLRLLEAAARAGGRVCTRPFASGLVEMGAHWIHGPSPGNPVFRLATRYGLLGPEAAREENQQAEAGGHPPLPSVTYGSSGRVLSSQVVSEARDLFNTLLASARAFCGSEEPPAPSVGQYLRTEIARRVPALGRGEEDAQRLQLAALAACFKLECCISGTHSMDLVALEPFGEYVSLPGLDCTFPGTSSRSGYSGLPDHMLSALPEGTVLLSKAVRTIWWQGSFREEGDEARDFPVRVECEDGDTFLADHVIITVPLGFLKERHQDFFQPPLPKRKAEAIRRLGFGTNNKIFLEFEQPFWEPEQQLLEVVWEDESPLEEPSANLEATWFKKLIGFVVLQPPEQHGHVLCGFIAGEESEYMETLSDAEVLSTMTHVLRTLTGNPHLPAPRSMLRSRWHSASYTRGSYSYVAVGSSGDDIDVLAQPLPEDPKDPRVISLGPGDAAAMREAGPPPGVGTDGQGWGQGTSGPEEHREVAFPIPVLFRGHQPTTLGSSH; encoded by the exons atggagggtggcggcggcggcagcgggcggcgGGTGGCGGTGGTgggcgcggggctggcggggctgggggcggcgCAGAGGCTCCGCGGGCACGGCTCCCTCCGCCTGCTGGAGGCGGCGGCCCGCGCTGGGGGCCGCGTCTGCACCCGCCCCTTCG CATCGGGGCTGGTGGAGATGGGGGCACACTGGATCCACGGCCCCTCGCCGGGGAACCCCGTCTTCCGCCTGGCCACCCGCTACGGCCTGCTGGGCCCGGAGGCTGCCCGGGAGGAGAACCAGCAGGCGGAGGCGGGGGGCCAccccccgctgccctccgtCACCTACGGCAGCTCAGGGAGGGTGCTGAGCTCCCAGGTGGTAAGCGAAGCCCGTGACCTCTTCAACACCCTTCTGGCCTCCGCCCGCGCTTTTTGCGGGTCCGAGGAGCCGCCGGCACCCAGCGTGGGACAGTACCTGCGGACGGAGATCGCCCGGAGGGTCCCCGCTTTGGGAAGGGGCGAGGAGGACGCCCAGCGGCTCCAGCTGGCCGCCCTCGCCGCCTGCTTCAAGCTGGAGTGTTGCATCAGCGGAACCCACAGCATGGACCTGGTGGCCCTGGAGCCCTTCGGGGAGTACGTctccctgcctggcctggaCTGCACCTTCCCAGG caCTTCCTCCCGCAGCGGCTACAGCGGCTTGCCCGATCACATGCTCTCGGCTCTGCCAGAGGGCACCGTCCTGCTCAGCAAGGCAGTGAGGACTATCTGGTGGCAAGGGTCCTTCCGCGAGGAAGGGGACGAGGCCAGGGACTTCCCCGTCCGAGTGGAGTGTGAGGACGGAGACACCTTCCTCGCCGACCACGTCATCATCACCGTCCCGCTGG GTTTCCTCAAGGAACGCCACCAGGACTTCTTCCAGCCTCCCCTGCCCAAGCGGAAAGCAGAGGCCATTCGCCGCCTGGGTTTCGGCACCAACAACAAGATCTTCCTGGAGTTCGAGCAGCCTTTCTGGGAACCCGAGCAGCAGCTCCTTGAAGTGGTGTGGGAGGACGAGTCGCCCCTCGAGGAGCCCAGTGCCAACCTGGAGGCCACCTGGTTCAAAAAGCTCATTGGATTCGTGGTCCTCCAACCGCCGGAGCA GCACGGGCACGTCCTCTGTGGCTTCATCGCGGGGGAGGAGTCGGAGTACATGGAGACGCTGAGTGATGCGGAGGTTCTCAGCACCATGACTCATGTCCTCCGCACGCTGACAG GGAACCCGCACCTGCCCGCTCCCAGGAGCATGCTTAGGTCCCGGTGGCACAGTGCTTCCTACACCCGGGGCTCCTACAGCTACGTGGCCGTTGGCAGCTCAGGGGACGACATTGACGTGCTGGCTCAGCCCCTGCCTGAGGACCCCAAGGACCCCAGGGTAATTTCTTTAGGCCCAGGGGATGCAGCAGCCATGAGGGAAGCAGGACCCCCCCCGGGCGTGGGGACAGATGGACAGGGGTGGGGCCAGGGCACCTCAGGCCCTGAGGAGCACAGGGAGGTGGCATTCCCCATTCCCGTTCTATTCAGGGGTCACCAACCAACCACCCTTGGCTCTTCCCACTGA
- the PAOX gene encoding peroxisomal N(1)-acetyl-spermine/spermidine oxidase isoform X2: MEGGGGGSGRRVAVVGAGLAGLGAAQRLRGHGSLRLLEAAARAGGRVCTRPFASGLVEMGAHWIHGPSPGNPVFRLATRYGLLGPEAAREENQQAEAGGHPPLPSVTYGSSGRVLSSQVVSEARDLFNTLLASARAFCGSEEPPAPSVGQYLRTEIARRVPALGRGEEDAQRLQLAALAACFKLECCISGTHSMDLVALEPFGEYVSLPGLDCTFPGGYSGLPDHMLSALPEGTVLLSKAVRTIWWQGSFREEGDEARDFPVRVECEDGDTFLADHVIITVPLGFLKERHQDFFQPPLPKRKAEAIRRLGFGTNNKIFLEFEQPFWEPEQQLLEVVWEDESPLEEPSANLEATWFKKLIGFVVLQPPEQHGHVLCGFIAGEESEYMETLSDAEVLSTMTHVLRTLTGNPHLPAPRSMLRSRWHSASYTRGSYSYVAVGSSGDDIDVLAQPLPEDPKDPRPLQLLFAGEATHRTFYSTTHGALLSGWREAERLNQLFKALAPLLSSEVAK; encoded by the exons atggagggtggcggcggcggcagcgggcggcgGGTGGCGGTGGTgggcgcggggctggcggggctgggggcggcgCAGAGGCTCCGCGGGCACGGCTCCCTCCGCCTGCTGGAGGCGGCGGCCCGCGCTGGGGGCCGCGTCTGCACCCGCCCCTTCG CATCGGGGCTGGTGGAGATGGGGGCACACTGGATCCACGGCCCCTCGCCGGGGAACCCCGTCTTCCGCCTGGCCACCCGCTACGGCCTGCTGGGCCCGGAGGCTGCCCGGGAGGAGAACCAGCAGGCGGAGGCGGGGGGCCAccccccgctgccctccgtCACCTACGGCAGCTCAGGGAGGGTGCTGAGCTCCCAGGTGGTAAGCGAAGCCCGTGACCTCTTCAACACCCTTCTGGCCTCCGCCCGCGCTTTTTGCGGGTCCGAGGAGCCGCCGGCACCCAGCGTGGGACAGTACCTGCGGACGGAGATCGCCCGGAGGGTCCCCGCTTTGGGAAGGGGCGAGGAGGACGCCCAGCGGCTCCAGCTGGCCGCCCTCGCCGCCTGCTTCAAGCTGGAGTGTTGCATCAGCGGAACCCACAGCATGGACCTGGTGGCCCTGGAGCCCTTCGGGGAGTACGTctccctgcctggcctggaCTGCACCTTCCCAGG CGGCTACAGCGGCTTGCCCGATCACATGCTCTCGGCTCTGCCAGAGGGCACCGTCCTGCTCAGCAAGGCAGTGAGGACTATCTGGTGGCAAGGGTCCTTCCGCGAGGAAGGGGACGAGGCCAGGGACTTCCCCGTCCGAGTGGAGTGTGAGGACGGAGACACCTTCCTCGCCGACCACGTCATCATCACCGTCCCGCTGG GTTTCCTCAAGGAACGCCACCAGGACTTCTTCCAGCCTCCCCTGCCCAAGCGGAAAGCAGAGGCCATTCGCCGCCTGGGTTTCGGCACCAACAACAAGATCTTCCTGGAGTTCGAGCAGCCTTTCTGGGAACCCGAGCAGCAGCTCCTTGAAGTGGTGTGGGAGGACGAGTCGCCCCTCGAGGAGCCCAGTGCCAACCTGGAGGCCACCTGGTTCAAAAAGCTCATTGGATTCGTGGTCCTCCAACCGCCGGAGCA GCACGGGCACGTCCTCTGTGGCTTCATCGCGGGGGAGGAGTCGGAGTACATGGAGACGCTGAGTGATGCGGAGGTTCTCAGCACCATGACTCATGTCCTCCGCACGCTGACAG GGAACCCGCACCTGCCCGCTCCCAGGAGCATGCTTAGGTCCCGGTGGCACAGTGCTTCCTACACCCGGGGCTCCTACAGCTACGTGGCCGTTGGCAGCTCAGGGGACGACATTGACGTGCTGGCTCAGCCCCTGCCTGAGGACCCCAAGGACCCCAGG CCTCTGCAGCTCCTCTTCGCCGGCGAGGCCACCCACCGCACCTTCTACTCCACCACCCATGGAGCTCTGCTGTCGGGCTGGCGAGAGGCTGAGCGCCTCAACCAGCTCTTCAAGGCACTTGCCCCGCTCCTCAGCTCTGAGGTGGCAAAATAA
- the ECHS1 gene encoding enoyl-CoA hydratase, mitochondrial: MAASLRALLRPAAATAARRRALLPPPPRPLLGARACSAGAPFQYLAVQKTGARQSVGLIQLNRPQALNALCEGLMEELRRALEALENDSQVGAIVITGSQKAFAAGADIKEMQNKTFQECYSSSFLAGWDKVSTVRKPIIAAVNGYALGGGCELAMMCDIIYAGEKAQFGQPEILLGTIPGAGGTQRLTRAVGKSLAMEMVLTGDRISAAEAKEAGLVSKVFPVEKLLDAAIACAEKIASNSKLVAAMAKESVNAAFETTLAEGTRTEKRLFYATFATGDRKEGMTAFVEKRKANFTDS; encoded by the exons ATGGCCGCCTCGCTGCGCGCGCTcctccgccccgccgccgctaCCGCCGCGCGCCGCCGCGcgctcctcccgccgccgccccgccccctcctcGGGGCGCGGGCCTGCAGCGCCG gggcCCCGTTCCAGTACCTGGCGGTGCAGAAGACCGGGGCGCGGCAGAGCGTGGGCCTGATCCAGCTGAACCGGCCGCAGGCGCTGAACGCCCTCTGCGAGGGGCTGATGGAGGAGCTGCGGCGGGCGCTGGAGGCCCTGGAGAACGACTCGCAGGTGGGGGCCATCGTCATCACCGGCAGCCAAAAAGCCTTTGCAG CTGGCGCCGACATCAAGGAGATGCAGAACAAAACTTTCCAGGAGTGCTACAGCAGCAGCTTCCTCGCCGGTTGGGACAAGGTCTCCACCGTCCGCAAACCCATCATCGCCGCCGTCAACGGCTACGCT CTGGGCGGCGGGTGTGAGCTGGCCATGATGTGCGACATCATCTACGCCGGGGAGAAGGCGCAGTTTGGGCAACCTGAAATCCTGCTGGGGACCATCCCAG GTGCTGGAGGGACACAGAGGTTGACCAGGGCGGTGGGGAAGTCGCTGGCGATGGAGATGGTCCTCACCGGGGACCGGATTTCGGCAGCGGAGGCGAAGGAGGCAG GTCTGGTCAGCAAAGTCTTCCctgtggagaagctgctggacGCAGCCATCGCCTGCGCTGAGAAGATTGCCAGCAACTCCAAGCTGGTGGCCGCCATGGCAAAGGAGTCGGTCAATGCTG CCTTCGAGACAACGCTGGCGGAGGGGACCAGGACGGAGAAGCGGCTTTTTTACGCCACTTTCGCCACC GGCGACCGCAAGGAAGGGATGACGGCGTTTGTGGAGAAGCGCAAAGCGAACTTCACCGACAGCTAA
- the MTG1 gene encoding mitochondrial ribosome-associated GTPase 1 — MRGWAGALRAAGAGAGPGPGLGGFRERFDFGGRDVASWFPGHMAKGLRQMRASLRRADCLIEVHDARIPLSGRNPMLQEALGIRPHILVLNKMDLADPRRQPRVLEHLKQQGCSHVVFTDCQRDGNVKKIVPLVAKLVGNSPRYHRAESTEYSILVIGVPNVGKSSLINALRRLHLKKGKATAVGGEPGITKAVLTRIQVCEKPLMYLVDTPGVLSPKLGDVETGMKLALCGAIRDHLVGEDIMADYLLYALNKNQQFRYVQRYGLAEACDNIEPVLRRVALAQGRTQKVKVLTGTGNVNVTMLNYPAAAYEFLRDFRAGRLGRVTLD; from the exons ATGAGGGGGTGGGCGGGAGCgctgcgggcggcgggggccggggcgggaccgggaccggggctTGGCGGGTTCCGGGAGCGTTTCGATTTCGGCGGCCGCGATGTGGCCTCCTGGTTCCCGGGGCACATGGCGAAAG GCCTGCGGCAGATGCGGGCCTCCCTGCGGCGCGCCGACTGCCTCATCGAGGTCCACGACGCTCG CATCCCGCTGTCGGGCCGTAACCCCATGCTGCAGGAGGCATTGGGCATCCGCCCGCACATCCTGGTGCTGAACAAGATGGACCTGGCTGATCCCCGCCGGCAGCCG AGAGTCTTGGAGCACCTGAAGCAGCAGGGATGCTCACATGTTGTCTTCACTGACTGCCAGCGTGATGGCAATGTCAAGAAG ATTGTTCCCTTGGTTGCCAAGCTGGTGGGCAACAGTCCACGATACCACAGGGCTGAG AGCACCGAGTACAGCATCCTGGTGATCGGCGTGCCCAACGTGGGCAAGTCCTCACTCATCAATGCCCTGCGGAGGCTGCACCTCAAAAAGG GGAAAGCCACCGCGGTTGGTGGCGAGCCGGGCATCACCAAGGCGGTGCTGACCAGAATCCAG GTCTGCGAGAAGCCCCTGATGTACCTGGTGGACACGCCTGGCGTGCTGTCCCCGAAGCTGGGGGATGTGGAGACGGGCATGAAGCTGGCACTGTGTG GAGCCATCCGTGACCACCTGGTGGGGGAGGACATCATGGCTGACTACCTCCTGTACGCCCTGAACAAGAACCAGCAGTTCAG GTATGTGCAGCGCTACGGGCTGGCTGAGGCCTGCGACAACATCGAGCCCGTGCTGAGGCGCGTGGCCCTCGCCCAGGGCAGGACGCAGAAGGTGAAGGTGCTGACGGGCACGG GGAATGTCAACGTGACAATGCTCAACTACCCAGCCGCTGCCTACGAGTTCCTGCGGGATTTCCGGGCGGGACGCCTGGGCAGGGTGACGCTGGACTGA
- the SPRN gene encoding shadow of prion protein, with protein MRRSAAACWALMLLAAAFCDAVAGKGGRGGARGAARGGARGAARGRVKAAVPRYGSAGAALRVAGAAAAGAAAGVAAGAALRRARPAGEPAAGDGGVEYRDGNWTSAAPAWDPLGWAVSWLWPLAAVLRR; from the coding sequence ATGcggcggagcgcggcggcgTGCTGGGCGCTGATGCTGCTGGCCGCCGCCTTCTGCGACGCGGTGGCCGGCAAGGGCGGGCGCGGTGGCGCCCGGGGGGCCgcccgcggcggggcccggggggCCGCCCGCGGCCGGGTGAAGGCGGCGGTGCCCCGTTACGGCTCGGCCGGGGCGGCCCTGCGGgtggcgggggcggcggcggcgggagcggcggccggcgtggcggcgggggccgccctgcgccgggcccggccggccGGCGAGCCGGCGGCGGGCGACGGCGGCGTCGAGTACCGCGATGGCAACTGGACCTCCGCCGCCCCGGCCTGGGACCCGCTGGGCTGGGCCGTGTCCTGGCTCTGGCCCCTGGCTGCCGTCCTCCGCCGCTGA
- the LOC138687688 gene encoding proline-rich acidic protein 1-like has protein sequence MERPTAVRLCGIALLLGAALSLPAASGSQAPSNTGWKDLAAEQDLAKEIILGIRAVEPPEEGEISEDVEPGIKVFSSSAWAQWGPRQDQVGPEEDRDHLHHPQDDAREADGHESPWVLSLGVQSGLEEDRDHLHHS, from the exons ATGGAGCG CCCGACAGCCGTGCGGCTCTGCGGCATCGCCCTCCTGCTGGGCGctgccctctccctgcctgcagccagcgGCAGCCAG gcTCCGAGCAACACTGGGTGGAAGGACCTGGCTGCGGAGCAGGATTTGGCCAAGGAAAT CATCCTGGGCATACGAGCTGTGGAGCCGCCGGAGGAGGGCGAGATCTCCGAAGATGTGGAACCAGGTATAAAGGTCTTCTCCAGCAGCGCCTGGGCTCAGTGGGGCCCCCGCCAAGACCAGGTGGGACCAGAGGAGGACCGTGACCACCTCCACCACCCCCAGGATGATGCCAGGGAGGCCGATGGCCATGAGTCACCCTGGGTGCTGTCCCTGGGGGTGCAGAGTGGCCTGGAGGAGGACCGCGACCATTTACACCACAGCTGA
- the ZNF511 gene encoding zinc finger protein 511, whose amino-acid sequence MLPLRLPLPPGLRRRLREGPPSPAPAPPPFAPPPPPPPPPFTFAPRRLRLGPHHPLFEDGDVHRHLYLQGVLTSLAEVAERPKVSEFSCHISGCCQVFDTLEGYEHHYNTLHRNVCSFCKRSFPSGHLLDIHILEWHDSLFQIMAEKQNMYKCLVEGCAEKFKSSKDRKDHLITVHLYPADFRFDRPKKVKSGPKHVSSPTKQGASMPMDVSVEMSEQFQVDPMEIGPSENTEIPQPAASPSSSVPEKRLYKSRIPSTICFGQGATRGFKGPRKKV is encoded by the exons ATGCTGCCGCTgcggctgccgctgccgcccgGGCTGCGCCGCCGCCTGCGGGAAGGGccgccctccccggcccccgccccgccgcccttcgccccgccgccgcccccgcccccgccgcccttCACCTtcgccccccgccgcctccgcctcGGCCCTCACCACCCGCTCTTCGAG GATGGGGACGTTCACAGGCACCTCTACCTCCAGGGTGTCCTCACCAGCCTCGCGGAGGTGGCGGAGAGACCCAA GGTGTCTGAATTCAGTTGCCACATCTCTGGGTGCTGCCAGGTCTTTGATACACTGGAGGGCTATGAGCACCACTACAACACGCTGCACAGGAACGTGTGCTCCTTCTGCAAGCGCTCCTTTCCGTCGGGGCATCTCTTGGATATTCACATCCTGGAGTGGCATGACTCGCTCTTCCAGATAATGGCTGAGAAGCAAAACATG TACAAGTGTTTGGTAGAAGGCTGTGCAGAGAAGTTCAAGAGCAGCAAGGACAGAAAGGATCACTTGATCACTGTTCACCTTTATCCTGCTGACTTTCGGTTTGATAGACCGAAGAAAGTGAAAAG TGGCCCCAAGCACGTGAGCTCTCCCACGAAGCAGGGTGCCAGCATGCCGATGGATGTGAGTGTGGAGATGTCGGAGCAATTCCAAGTGGACCCCATGGAAATAGGGCCCAGTGAGAACACGGAGATCCCTcagcctgctgccagccccagctcctcAGTGCCAGAGAAACGACTCTATAAATCCAG GATCCCATCCACAATTTGCTTTGGTCAAGGTGCCACCCGAGGATTTAAAGGACCAAGGAAGAAAGTCTGA